Proteins encoded together in one Prunus dulcis chromosome 3, ALMONDv2, whole genome shotgun sequence window:
- the LOC117622514 gene encoding uncharacterized protein LOC117622514 isoform X1, which produces MITMDVNGITWVGGVYEKFESMCLEVEENMYQDTVKFVENQVQTVGASVKKFYADVMQDLLPDSLMDPEKMSACGFPVENIFDVDNSKSSRITKKEEPIKPNVEHLNRDSEVISSVKNKGVDHKPSFREQHMYDYRTQSAESCAEEACLDLYSRQDHDGNMFNNTNLAVKENPTKHRCPQAIPPAEKDLGGQSSSCHETHKGSCEHIDTFITPSLDEGMACDSTREGRVIANASQCTADVSIGCHSSDMIVLDKSDAKEWNEILDSSFGGLSLEPNASDICFINGVVSLVGSSPSGQVQCERYAEKEVSASHPGGSHDSNLDAIESNIVVVQEMETIQQSAKAKLEETCVMVTGEDVHFVRHMEGKRRPYKKKLQKAFSSRMRSARKQEYEQLALWYGDDAKSNLESEDGVLHSITMEEMKKSPSRDFCESEWEIL; this is translated from the exons ATGATCACTATGGATGTAAATGGTATAACCTGGGTTGGGGGTGTATATGAGAAATTCGAATCTATGTGCTTGgaggtggaagaaaatatGTACCAG GATACAGTCAAATTTGTTGAGAATCAGGTACAGACTGTTGGTGCAAGTGTTAAAAAGTTCTATGCAGATGTAATGCAAGATTTGCTCCCTGACTCTTTGATGGATCCAGAGAAGATGTCAGCCTGTGGTTTCCctgttgaaaatatttttgatgTTGATAATTCTAAAAGTTCAAGGATTACCAAGAAAGAAGAACCTATAAAGCCTAATGTTGAACACTTAAATAGGGATTCAGAGGTGATATCTTCTGTTAAGAATAAGGGTGTGGACCATAAACCATCCTTCCGTGAACAACACATGTATGACTATCGCACGCAATCTGCAGAGAGTTGTGCGGAGGAAGCATGCTTGGACTTGTACTCAAGACAAGACCATGATGGGAATATGTTTAACAATACAAACTTGGCTGTCAAAGAGAATCCAACGAAGCACAGATGTCCACAGGCGATTCCTCCTGCTGAAAAGGATTTGGGCGGACAATCATCATCCTGCCATGAAACCCATAAAGGTTCATGCGAGCATATAGATACATTTATAACCCCTTCTTTAGATGAAGGTATGGCATGTGACTCCACTAGGGAAGGTCGTGTGATTGCAAATGCAAGCCAATGTACTGCTGATGTTTCAATTGGCTGCCACTCATCTGATATGATTGTTTTGGATAAGTCGGATGCAAAAGAATGGAATGAAATATTAGATTCATCCTTTGGTGGCTTATCATTAGAACCAAATG CTTCAGACATTTGTTTCATCAATGGGGTGGTTTCTCTGGTAGGATCCTCTCCAAGTGGACAAGTACAGTGTGAGAGATATGCTGAAAAGGAGGTCTCAGCATCTCATCCTG GGGGATCACATGACTCCAATTTGGATGCAATTGAGAGTAATATTGTTGTTGTACAAGAAATGGAAACCATTCAACAATCTGCCAAGGCGAAACTTGAGGAGACTTGTGTGATGGTGACTGGTGAGGATGTTCATTTTGTTCGTCACATGGAAGGCAAGCGTAGGCCTTACAAG AAAAAACTTCAGAAAGCCTTTTCCTCAAGAATGAGGTCTGCAAGGAAGCAAGAATATGAGCAGCTTGCATTATGGTATGGGGATGATGCAAAATCAAATTTGGAAAGTGAAGACGGTGTACTTCATTCTATTACTATGGAGGAGATGAAGAAATCACCATCTCGTGATTTTTGTGAATCTGAATGGGAGATTCTGTAG
- the LOC117622514 gene encoding uncharacterized protein LOC117622514 isoform X2: MITMDVNGITWVGGVYEKFESMCLEVEENMYQDTVKFVENQVQTVGASVKKFYADVMQDLLPDSLMDPEKMSACGFPVENIFDVDNSKSSRITKKEEPIKPNVEHLNRDSEVISSVKNKGVDHKPSFREQHMYDYRTQSAESCAEEACLDLYSRQDHDGNMFNNTNLAVKENPTKHRCPQAIPPAEKDLGGQSSSCHETHKGSCEHIDTFITPSLDEGMACDSTREGRVIANASQCTADVSIGCHSSDMIVLDKSDAKEWNEILDSSFGGLSLEPNGGSHDSNLDAIESNIVVVQEMETIQQSAKAKLEETCVMVTGEDVHFVRHMEGKRRPYKKKLQKAFSSRMRSARKQEYEQLALWYGDDAKSNLESEDGVLHSITMEEMKKSPSRDFCESEWEIL, from the exons ATGATCACTATGGATGTAAATGGTATAACCTGGGTTGGGGGTGTATATGAGAAATTCGAATCTATGTGCTTGgaggtggaagaaaatatGTACCAG GATACAGTCAAATTTGTTGAGAATCAGGTACAGACTGTTGGTGCAAGTGTTAAAAAGTTCTATGCAGATGTAATGCAAGATTTGCTCCCTGACTCTTTGATGGATCCAGAGAAGATGTCAGCCTGTGGTTTCCctgttgaaaatatttttgatgTTGATAATTCTAAAAGTTCAAGGATTACCAAGAAAGAAGAACCTATAAAGCCTAATGTTGAACACTTAAATAGGGATTCAGAGGTGATATCTTCTGTTAAGAATAAGGGTGTGGACCATAAACCATCCTTCCGTGAACAACACATGTATGACTATCGCACGCAATCTGCAGAGAGTTGTGCGGAGGAAGCATGCTTGGACTTGTACTCAAGACAAGACCATGATGGGAATATGTTTAACAATACAAACTTGGCTGTCAAAGAGAATCCAACGAAGCACAGATGTCCACAGGCGATTCCTCCTGCTGAAAAGGATTTGGGCGGACAATCATCATCCTGCCATGAAACCCATAAAGGTTCATGCGAGCATATAGATACATTTATAACCCCTTCTTTAGATGAAGGTATGGCATGTGACTCCACTAGGGAAGGTCGTGTGATTGCAAATGCAAGCCAATGTACTGCTGATGTTTCAATTGGCTGCCACTCATCTGATATGATTGTTTTGGATAAGTCGGATGCAAAAGAATGGAATGAAATATTAGATTCATCCTTTGGTGGCTTATCATTAGAACCAAATG GGGGATCACATGACTCCAATTTGGATGCAATTGAGAGTAATATTGTTGTTGTACAAGAAATGGAAACCATTCAACAATCTGCCAAGGCGAAACTTGAGGAGACTTGTGTGATGGTGACTGGTGAGGATGTTCATTTTGTTCGTCACATGGAAGGCAAGCGTAGGCCTTACAAG AAAAAACTTCAGAAAGCCTTTTCCTCAAGAATGAGGTCTGCAAGGAAGCAAGAATATGAGCAGCTTGCATTATGGTATGGGGATGATGCAAAATCAAATTTGGAAAGTGAAGACGGTGTACTTCATTCTATTACTATGGAGGAGATGAAGAAATCACCATCTCGTGATTTTTGTGAATCTGAATGGGAGATTCTGTAG
- the LOC117621717 gene encoding protein trichome birefringence-like 1 yields MKLLQVADLKEHMKQINKEDKCNVFDGKWVYDPKQSPFYQGAQCPFLSDQVSCQSNGRADFMYEKWSWEAKGCKIPRFNGTDMLERLRGKRVIVVGDSLNRNQWESLACLLYSALPPSQAQVDVESGIYKIFTAKEYNCSVEFYWSPFLMQLEINQKNGARILRLDRVADSAKKWVGADVMVFNTGHWWVHNGKIKAWDLFQNGGKTVENMEIESAFEKAMNTWARWIDQNVDVTKTRVFFRSISPEHKGKLWCYNKTQPITDDSYETTFPRKIIEAIERTMQRMKTPVTYLNITKLSQYRRDAHPMIYKTKQWKQLAMQQRRPESSADCSHWCLPGLPDTWNRLLYASLLLDTSEVILSS; encoded by the exons ATGAAGCTCTTGCAAGTAGCAGACTTGAAGGAACACATGAAACAGATAAATAAAGAAGACAAATGCAATGTATTTGATGGAAAATGGGTTTATGATCCGAAGCAAAGCCCTTTCTACCAAGGAGCCCAGTGTCCATTTCTTAGTGACCAAGTCAGCTGCCAAAGTAATGGAAGGGCAGATTTCATGTATGAGAAATGGAGTTGGGAGGCCAAGGGGTGTAAGATTCCAAG GTTTAATGGAACAGACATGTTAGAGAGACTTAGAGGAAAGAGAGTGATAGTAGTTGGGGACTCTCTCAACAGAAACCAGTGGGAATCTCTAGCTTGTCTACTTTACTCagctctccctccctctcaaGCCCAAGTTGATGTGGAAAGTGGCATCTACAAGATCTTCACAGCAAAG GAGTATAACTGTTCTGTTGAGTTCTATTGGAGCCCATTTCTAATGCAGCTAGAAATTAACCAAAAGAACGGTGCTAGAATTCTTAGGCTTGACAGAGTTGCTGACTCAGCCAAGAAGTGGGTCGGGGCAGACGTTATGGTATTCAACACCGGTCACTGGTGGGTGCACAATGGAAAGATCAAAGC GTGGGACTTGTTTCAAAATGGGGGAAAAACGGTGGAGAATATGGAGATTGAATCAGCATTTGAGAAGGCTATGAATACCTGGGCACGTTGGATTGATCAAAATGTGGATGTGACCAAAACCAGAGTCTTCTTCCGGAGCATTTCACCAGAGCACAAGGGAAAGCTTTGGTGCTACAACAAAACCCAACCCATCACGGACGATTCCTATGAAACAACATTTCCCAGAAAAATTATAGAAGCCATTGAGAGAACAATGCAGCGCATGAAGACCCCGGTGACATACCTGAACATTACGAAGCTGTCTCAGTATCGAAGAGATGCACACCCAATGATTTACAAGACAAAGCAATGGAAGCAGTTAGCCATGCAACAAAGACGACCAGAGTCCTCTGCTGATTGCAGCCACTGGTGTCTGCCTGGCCTGCCAGATACCTGGAATAGGCTATTGTATGCTTCATTGCTCTTGGACACTTCCGAAGTCATTCTTAGCTCATAA
- the LOC117621718 gene encoding SOSS complex subunit B homolog → MVPLKDIVPAAVYPEKDPQAIRVGFGLGVCLLRLRRRVTAKIRFLVQTAAQNNINTRFILLDKSMKTSSSLEGFNKTCLALVADKTVAVHFQLWGDECNAFKPSDIIRLSNGIFSYNRNSLLLRAGKRGKIEKVGEFMIAFVETPNMSEIRWVPDPNNSYKYIQEAVISPHSRIFPPKY, encoded by the exons ATGGTGCCACTCAAAGACATAGTGCCAGCAGCTGTTTACCCTGAAAAGGACCCGCAGGCCATTCGCGTGGGCTTTGGCCTTGGAGTTTGCTTGTTGCGATTGCGAAGGCGTGTCACG GCAAAAATCCGATTTTTGGTACAAACAGCAGCACAGAACAACATAAACACAAGGTTCATACTTTTGGACAAAAGCATGAagacatcatcatcattagaAGGCTTTAACAAGACATGCCTGGCACTCGTGGCAGATAAGACCGTGGCGGTTCACTTCCAGCTGTGGGGAGATGAGTGCAATGCATTCAAGCCAAGCGACATCATACGCTTGAGCAATGGCATCTTCTCTTATAACAGGAACAGTCTTCTGCTCAGGGCAGGTAAGAGAGGCAAAATAGAAAAGGTTGGAGAATTCATGATTGCATTTGTTGAGACACCAAACATGAGTGAGATTCGTTGGGTTCCTGACCCCAACAACTCTTACAAGTACATACAGGAGGCTGTGATTTCTCCACATTCACGTATATTTCCACCCAAATACTGA